Proteins found in one Solitalea lacus genomic segment:
- a CDS encoding RNA polymerase sigma factor yields MITERDTLNSLLLRIVEGDETAFRLVFNEYSGKVYTFALKLTHSETLAEEIVQDIFMKVWLNRQALLTINYFPSYLYALTKNHTFNVLKRLTKEANIKAAISLDLSEIQHETEGRIVFNEYERILKEAIDKLPPQQRKVYTMCHLDGMTYEEAAQLLNLSKLTVKTHVQQALRFVRGYFNSHLNVWVLSVLLLSNKINADSPASNEMFPFSDQQIQDADAISLQTFRLKAD; encoded by the coding sequence ATGATTACGGAACGTGATACACTTAATAGTCTCCTTCTAAGAATTGTGGAGGGCGACGAAACCGCTTTTCGACTGGTTTTTAATGAGTACTCAGGTAAGGTATACACGTTTGCCCTTAAGCTAACGCATTCAGAAACGTTGGCCGAAGAAATCGTACAGGATATCTTTATGAAAGTTTGGTTAAATCGCCAAGCGCTTTTAACGATCAACTATTTTCCCTCGTACTTGTATGCACTTACCAAAAATCATACGTTTAATGTTTTAAAACGCTTAACAAAAGAAGCAAATATAAAAGCTGCTATTAGTCTCGATCTATCAGAGATTCAGCATGAAACCGAGGGCCGGATTGTTTTTAACGAGTATGAACGTATACTTAAGGAGGCTATTGATAAACTTCCGCCTCAGCAGCGAAAGGTATATACCATGTGTCACTTAGATGGAATGACCTATGAAGAAGCTGCCCAATTGCTTAATTTATCAAAGCTTACCGTAAAGACACATGTGCAACAAGCTTTACGTTTTGTCAGAGGGTATTTCAACTCCCATTTAAATGTTTGGGTATTGTCGGTACTGTTGCTTTCCAATAAAATCAATGCTGACTCACCTGCGTCAAACGAAATGTTTCCATTTTCAGATCAGCAAATACAGGATGCTGATGCTATATCTCTGCAGACATTCAGACTCAAGGCTGACTAA
- a CDS encoding FecR family protein: MSNFRFVYLFQQYINHNCTAQELQEFMDLVNKSKNDDQLKALMDELWEKVPAGKTLNSVTGERILNEIFASDTGVVSLQRRSLSVWYKVAASFAALAFLLGVLYYSFLGEKNQQRQQIVQKNDVAPGGNKAVLTLADGKQLILDSAVNGALAKQGNANVLKLKNGEIAYNSGSSADKEVMYNTLATPAGGQYKLILPDGSKVWLNAASSIRYPTAFAGKERNVEISGEAYFEVAKNAEMPFKVKIDGDTEVEVLGTHFDIMAYKNELKSATTLLEGSVRIKRGNNHQLLVPGQQAVYQRGVNNAVEVEKADLESVMAWKNGLFVFDNVNIEQVMRQIERWYDVEVVYKGKVPDISFTGVIPRNSNVSKVLQALESTGGLRFAIEGKRIIVYST, translated from the coding sequence ATGAGCAACTTTCGCTTTGTTTATTTATTTCAACAGTATATAAATCATAACTGTACAGCGCAAGAACTTCAGGAGTTCATGGATTTGGTTAACAAGTCGAAGAACGATGATCAGTTAAAAGCACTCATGGATGAGCTATGGGAAAAAGTGCCTGCAGGAAAGACATTGAATAGTGTCACTGGTGAAAGAATTCTGAATGAGATCTTTGCCTCAGATACGGGCGTAGTTTCATTGCAAAGGAGATCACTTTCTGTTTGGTACAAAGTAGCCGCTTCATTTGCAGCACTGGCATTTCTGCTGGGCGTTTTATACTATTCATTTTTAGGTGAAAAAAATCAGCAAAGGCAGCAAATTGTACAGAAAAACGATGTGGCCCCCGGCGGTAACAAGGCGGTATTAACCCTGGCTGATGGTAAACAGCTGATATTGGATAGTGCCGTTAATGGTGCTCTTGCCAAACAGGGGAATGCAAACGTATTAAAACTGAAAAATGGAGAGATTGCCTATAATTCCGGTAGCAGTGCAGATAAGGAAGTGATGTACAATACACTTGCTACGCCTGCTGGAGGGCAGTATAAACTTATACTACCCGACGGCAGTAAGGTTTGGCTGAATGCAGCATCATCTATCAGGTATCCGACAGCGTTTGCCGGTAAAGAGCGTAACGTTGAGATAAGTGGTGAGGCGTATTTTGAAGTAGCAAAGAATGCTGAAATGCCTTTTAAAGTAAAAATTGACGGTGATACAGAAGTAGAGGTATTGGGAACCCACTTTGATATTATGGCCTATAAGAATGAATTGAAATCGGCTACCACTTTATTAGAAGGTTCGGTGAGGATTAAGAGGGGGAATAACCACCAGCTGCTTGTTCCCGGCCAGCAAGCAGTATATCAACGTGGTGTTAATAATGCCGTTGAAGTTGAAAAAGCTGACTTGGAATCAGTTATGGCTTGGAAAAACGGGTTGTTTGTGTTTGATAATGTTAATATAGAACAGGTCATGCGACAAATAGAACGCTGGTACGATGTAGAAGTTGTTTATAAGGGAAAAGTTCCGGATATATCTTTTACCGGGGTAATACCACGAAATAGTAATGTTTCTAAAGTGCTACAAGCGTTGGAATCGACAGGAGGGCTGAGGTTTGCAATAGAAGGAAAAAGAATTATTGTTTATTCAACCTAA
- a CDS encoding TonB-dependent receptor, with protein MKEPIHFKIPGINSPGAKLCNKLCRATENQVLLIMKLTGIMLLVISLHVSAVSLGQKVTVSYNNASLIKVLHELRKQTGYFFIFNNETIQKARPVSIKAVNKELEEVLKEVFKGQSLEYSIQDRIISIKSSEEHVIVPLINMELVTISGIVSDEQGNPLPGVSISVKGHSKGVQTDTDGRYTLSVQKGEVLVFSFVGFNSTEIKVTGQPVINIMLKVNVSALVEVIVTGYTVERKTLTSVSASTISNNTISNLKPTTIGQALQGNVPGIMATSASGSSGSSTTVRIRGIGSITSSASPLYVVDGLIVNDGQIGATISSNNEVLNNLNPDDIENISVLKDAAATALYGARGGNGVIVITTKKGKEGPTKVSFSTRQGFSEALKGNVRMMNSQQLLQYHRELLTLRGEAQADILNYRPDFLTKYNTNWFDEAYRKGYDQTYNLSLNGGNSKTRFYLSGEYSNQKNTQIGNEFKRYSTLLNLDHEVNKRLSLSAKANVSSANLNNIPFFDALNSPTRGAFAYLPFLPARDVNGKPYDGFQAGQPGAIGSTLFDPIPASYKPLFSGGSFLDAADKNYSQIKNILALLNIEATYKFTNWLKFSSNLAYNYGNSESKEWLDPLSARGSIFNGDLNIGNSNNNNLISKNLLRFDKSFNQGHNFSAVAGYEYQFGNNYTFNAIGDNFPTGSVQLLNAAATIARPIESKSQEAYISYLFNVNYDYAGKYFAGGSLRNDGSSKFPINNKWENYFSVSGAWRLDRESFIKEADFINLLKVRASFGTSGNDAGVPLYPLGRYSVSGTYNGQNIIQRLGYYNPDLKWEKSGLLNAGVDFGFFNSRLTGSIEYYNKKTKNFIFDLPVSYTTGSLSILGNAGKLQNSGFEVSLSGTPIKTRDVKWQIDLNVGGYKNKILSLLNGLDTMFSSRNILIKGKSVGTVYMKEWAGVNPDTGAPMWYMKDGSTTSNFSQAPARVLGDALPKLTGGITNSIAYKGFDLSALITFSLGHKVINLTRQILEHDGASVLNTNLTTDALNYWKKPGDMVPFPKPAWNNSNSSNAITSRYLENASFARLANLRLGYTLNPWKSTNLSFIDRFVVYAQATNLYTVTKYKGLDPDVSTAFRPFINNVLGGDGRDSGGLENFRLPTSRQFSLGCSITF; from the coding sequence ATGAAAGAACCGATACATTTTAAAATTCCGGGTATAAACAGCCCGGGTGCAAAACTGTGCAATAAACTTTGCAGAGCAACCGAAAACCAAGTTCTTCTTATCATGAAATTAACAGGTATAATGCTATTGGTCATAAGCCTGCATGTTAGTGCAGTTTCTTTGGGCCAAAAAGTAACTGTATCGTACAATAATGCCTCCTTAATAAAGGTGTTGCATGAACTGCGTAAGCAAACTGGTTACTTTTTTATTTTCAATAATGAAACCATTCAAAAAGCTCGTCCTGTAAGTATTAAGGCTGTTAATAAAGAATTAGAGGAGGTGCTTAAGGAGGTGTTCAAGGGACAATCGCTGGAGTATAGCATTCAGGATAGGATTATTTCTATAAAATCCAGCGAAGAGCATGTTATTGTTCCATTAATAAATATGGAGCTTGTTACCATTTCTGGAATTGTATCAGATGAGCAGGGTAATCCATTGCCAGGTGTGAGCATCTCCGTTAAGGGACATTCCAAAGGTGTTCAAACGGATACCGATGGCCGGTATACGCTCTCTGTACAAAAAGGAGAGGTGCTGGTGTTTTCATTTGTGGGTTTTAATTCAACTGAAATTAAAGTGACCGGTCAGCCAGTGATAAACATAATGCTGAAAGTAAATGTTTCGGCTTTGGTTGAGGTGATTGTAACAGGTTATACCGTTGAGAGAAAAACATTAACATCTGTTTCGGCCAGCACAATAAGTAATAATACGATTTCAAACCTGAAACCAACTACTATTGGTCAGGCCTTACAAGGCAATGTGCCGGGCATAATGGCAACCAGCGCATCAGGATCTTCAGGTTCGTCCACCACTGTTCGTATCCGTGGAATTGGTTCAATTACTAGTTCTGCTTCACCTTTATATGTAGTTGATGGTTTGATTGTTAACGATGGTCAAATAGGTGCTACAATAAGTTCTAATAACGAAGTGCTTAATAACCTGAATCCTGATGATATTGAAAATATTAGTGTGTTAAAAGATGCAGCAGCTACTGCTTTATATGGAGCAAGAGGTGGAAACGGTGTAATTGTAATCACTACCAAAAAAGGTAAGGAAGGTCCCACTAAGGTATCATTTTCGACAAGGCAAGGATTTAGCGAGGCACTAAAAGGTAATGTAAGGATGATGAATAGCCAACAGCTGTTGCAATATCACCGTGAACTGCTGACTTTAAGGGGCGAGGCCCAGGCTGATATATTAAATTATCGTCCTGATTTTCTTACCAAATACAATACTAACTGGTTTGATGAGGCTTACAGAAAGGGCTATGACCAAACCTACAACCTGTCTTTAAACGGCGGTAATAGTAAAACACGGTTTTATCTTTCGGGCGAATACAGCAATCAGAAAAATACCCAGATAGGAAACGAATTTAAACGTTATTCAACATTACTGAATTTAGATCATGAGGTGAATAAGCGTTTAAGTCTGTCGGCTAAGGCCAATGTTTCGTCAGCAAATCTTAATAACATTCCTTTTTTTGATGCTTTAAACTCTCCAACAAGGGGTGCCTTTGCTTATTTGCCGTTTCTGCCTGCAAGAGATGTGAACGGCAAGCCTTATGACGGTTTTCAAGCCGGTCAGCCGGGAGCTATAGGCTCAACACTTTTTGACCCAATTCCTGCAAGCTATAAACCCTTATTTTCAGGCGGCTCGTTTCTGGATGCAGCAGATAAGAATTACAGCCAAATTAAAAACATCCTTGCCTTATTGAATATTGAAGCTACTTATAAGTTTACCAACTGGTTGAAGTTTTCTTCGAATCTGGCTTATAATTATGGCAATAGTGAATCAAAAGAATGGCTCGATCCATTGAGTGCAAGAGGAAGCATATTTAATGGTGATTTGAATATAGGGAACAGTAATAACAACAACCTGATCAGTAAAAACCTACTGCGATTTGATAAATCATTCAACCAGGGGCATAACTTTTCAGCTGTTGCCGGCTATGAATATCAGTTTGGCAACAATTATACCTTTAATGCAATTGGTGATAATTTTCCAACCGGTAGTGTTCAATTGCTCAATGCAGCTGCAACGATAGCCCGGCCGATTGAATCAAAGTCACAGGAAGCCTACATCTCATACCTGTTTAATGTGAATTATGATTATGCCGGAAAGTATTTCGCTGGAGGCTCATTGAGGAACGACGGCTCATCGAAATTCCCTATTAATAATAAATGGGAAAATTATTTTTCTGTGAGTGGTGCCTGGCGCTTAGATAGAGAAAGCTTTATAAAGGAGGCTGACTTTATCAATCTGTTGAAGGTGCGAGCCAGCTTTGGTACTTCAGGTAATGATGCAGGGGTGCCACTTTATCCGCTGGGGAGATATTCAGTTTCAGGCACCTATAATGGGCAAAACATTATTCAACGGCTTGGATACTACAACCCTGACTTGAAATGGGAGAAGTCTGGATTGCTGAATGCCGGAGTAGACTTTGGATTCTTTAATTCGCGTTTGACCGGTTCAATTGAATATTATAACAAGAAGACCAAGAACTTCATCTTCGACCTTCCTGTATCTTATACAACGGGCAGTTTGTCAATTCTCGGAAATGCAGGAAAGCTTCAGAATTCAGGCTTTGAGGTTTCCTTATCCGGAACACCCATTAAAACCAGGGATGTAAAATGGCAGATTGATTTAAATGTTGGCGGCTATAAAAATAAGATCCTTTCACTGTTAAACGGTCTCGATACAATGTTTAGTTCGCGCAATATTTTGATTAAAGGAAAATCTGTCGGCACTGTTTACATGAAAGAATGGGCCGGTGTTAACCCTGATACCGGTGCGCCAATGTGGTATATGAAGGATGGAAGCACCACCAGCAACTTTTCACAAGCGCCTGCGCGGGTATTAGGCGATGCTCTTCCTAAATTAACCGGTGGTATTACTAATAGTATTGCTTACAAAGGCTTCGATCTTTCGGCGCTGATCACTTTCAGCCTTGGCCATAAGGTGATTAACCTTACCCGTCAGATACTTGAACACGACGGTGCTTCAGTATTGAATACAAATCTTACCACCGACGCTTTAAATTACTGGAAAAAGCCCGGAGATATGGTCCCGTTCCCGAAACCAGCCTGGAACAACAGCAACTCATCAAATGCAATTACATCACGTTACTTGGAGAATGCCTCGTTTGCACGCCTGGCTAACCTGCGTTTAGGCTATACCTTAAATCCCTGGAAGAGCACCAATTTAAGTTTTATTGACAGGTTTGTGGTGTATGCACAGGCTACTAATCTATATACTGTTACAAAATATAAAGGATTAGATCCTGATGTAAGCACTGCTTTCCGTCCGTTTATTAATAATGTGCTGGGTGGTGATGGACGTGATTCAGGAGGACTGGAAAACTTTAGATTACCAACTTCAAGACAGTTCAGTCTTGGATGTTCTATTACATTTTAA